The sequence GCGGGGGCGCCGGGCCGGCTGGCCCGAGCCATCGCCGCGAAGCTGTGAGGCGCCAGGCGCTAACGGCCTAGAGGCCGCACGTCTTCGGGTCCGCGTTGCGGAAGGAGCACAGGAGCTTCGGCAGGCGCTTCTTCCAGAAGAACCAGTCATGCGCGGCGCCCGGCTCGTTCCAGTGGGCCACGGTGTAGCCCTTGCCCTTCAGCGCCGTCACGAACTGGAGGCTGGACTGGCAGTCGTCGCCGCCCTGCTCGCCGTCGCGCGTGCAGCCCGTCGTGGGCGAGCCATGGTCCACGTAGAAGCGCAGCGGCACCACGGGGTCCTGCCCCGCGCGGACCACCATCGCGTTGCCGTCGTTCCGGTCAATCTCGCCGTCGTGCGGCCAGAACAGCGAGCCGGACTGGCAGCCCACGAAGCCGAAGCGCTCCGGCATCTGGAAGCCCGCGTACACGGAGATGAGCCCGCCCAGCGACGCGCCGGCGATGCCCGTGTCCTGCGGCCCCTTCTTCACGCGGAAGGCCGCCTCCACGCGCGGCATCAGGTCATCCTTGATGAAGGCCAGGTACTCGTCGCCCAGCGGGGTGGGCCAGCTCGGGTCTCTCGCCGGCTTGAAGGTGTACTGCGCCAGGCGCACGTCCTGGGTGGGCAGCGCCACGAAGACGAGCACCGCTGAGTCCCCCGGGTGCGCCGCGTACCAGCCGTCCGCGGCCTCGGCGAAGGACTCGCGGGTGAGGCTCTCGTTGCCGTCGTGGAAGTACATGACGGGCAGCTCGGGGCAGTCCGGCCCGTCGTACACCGGGGGCGTGTAGACGAAGACGTCGCGCGCGTCGTTCAGCACGGTGGCGTGCACGCCGTACCACGCGGTGAGCCGGCCCTTCGCCGTGTCCTGCAGGCCCGGGTACACCAGCGAGTTGAACTGGCCCACGCCGTTGCGGTTGATGGCGTCCCACACCACGTGGTGCGCGGCCGGGTCCTGGAAGTAGTTGCCGGCCTTCACCAGCTTGTACGGCTGCGGGCCGGTGCGGGGGATGTCCACCTCCGCCACGTACAGGTCCGTGTCCCGCACCTGCACCAGCGGCGTGGCGGTGGCGGACCACTCGTTGAAGGCGCCCGCCACGTACGTGTCCCGCCCGGCGTCGCCGCGCACGAAGAAGGCCACCCGGGGGCGGATGGTCGTCGCGTCGCTCACCAGCGGCGCGCCGCCCTGCTCGCCCACCGCCGTCACGAAGCGGTCGATGGCTGCAATCCGCGCCTCGCCCGTCGTCGCGCGGCTCATCTCCAGCTGGAGCTGGGACAGGAGGGAGATGGGCGCGCCGTGCACCACCGTGTCGCGCTGGCAGGCCCACTCCTTGGGGCCGGCGTCCGGCGTTCCCGCGTCCGGGAAGGTCTGGGTGAAGGGCGGGTCCGTGGGGGTGACACCCTTCTCGGAGTCTTCACAGGCGGCCCACAGGGCCGCGCACAGCACGACGGCGGACAGACGGCGCATCTTGTTTCCGGGAGGCTGGGGGTGGCGATCAACAGGCGCCGCTGGGAGCCCCTGCGACAGCATGTGGGCGAGGGTGTACTACAGGGCCCGGCTCCCGCGCGAGTGGGGCCCCCCTGCCCGCTTCCGCCCATTCGTGGACACCTGGACAGCCGGATTGCGCCTTGTGCACCACTCCCGGGTGAGGGAGGTTATGGAGTCTCATGGCTCGCGCTCTGTTGCTCTCCCTGCTCGTGCGTCAGAACATGGCGCTCAAGGAGAAGTTTCGCGCCAAGTACCCACACCCGTGGCTGGTGTGGGAGGCGGGCGCCTGGAATGTCCCCGAGACGCTGGAGGGGAATGTGGCGGCCACGCGGCTGCCGCTGACGGACCTTCGCGACTGCCTGCCCGCGGGCGACGCCATGTGCTTCGAGCTGGTGGCCATGGCCGAGCGCGGCCCCATCGGCCTGGGGCGCGCGTCGCACAACGCCCTGGTGGTCAACGACGCCACGGTGTCCCGGGAGCAGCTCACCCTGACGCCCGCGCCGGACGGGCAGTGGCAGGTGACGCGCCTGCCCGGCTCTCGCCCCGTGGCGCTGGAGGGCGTGGCGCTGGAGCCGGAGCAGCCCGCCACGCTGAAGCCGGGCGTCCAGCTCCAGGTGGGCGACGTGCGCCTCACCTTCCACGACGCCGAGGGCTTCAACGAGCGCATCGGCCGCATCGCCGCGCAAGTCCTGGCGCAGGCCGTGCCGCCCCGGTAGCGGCGCACGCCCGCGCGCCTAGCGCGTATGCCCCACGCTGCCCAGCGACGTGGGCCGCGCGTCCGGGCCGCTCGTGGCGAGGATGACGCCCGTCGTGACGAGCGCCGCGGCGGCGCCCGCTCCGGCCCACACCCACCACTTGCGCGTCCACGGCGCGGACACGCGGGCCTGCGCCTGGGGCACGGAGCTGGTGAGCGACTGCGCGGTGCGCAGCTCCAGCGCGCGCTGCTCGGCCTCCAGTTCCGCGCGGCGGTGGGCGGCGGCCTCCGCCTCGGCCTTCGCCGCCTCGGCGCGGGCGCGTTGCACCTGCTTGTCCTGCTCGACGCGCTCGCGCTCCTGCCGCCGCGCCTCCTGCTCGCGGGCGCGGGCCTCCACCTCCTGCACCAACTCCCGCACCGACGGCGCCGAAGGCGCGTCCGGCACCAGCGCCAGGTAGCGCCGGTAGAAGAAGGCCGCGCGGGCGAACTGGCCGAGCTGCCGGTGGCACTGCGCCATGTTGAAGAGGAAGCCCGGCAGCGGCTTGAGCTGGTACGCCTCGCTGAAGGACTTCAGCGCCTTGGCGAAGTCCCCCACGTCGTACGCGAGGTTGCCCTCCGCGAAGCGCGCCCGAGCCTGCTCCTCCGCCGTGGGCGTCACCACCGCCACCGTCGCCTCCGCCGCCCTCGCGGACAGCGGCGCACCCAGCAGCAGCAACCCGCCCAACGCCAGCGTCAGTGCCTCAAGGGGCGGCGAACGGGTCGATGACCGCATCGCGCACCCCTCCCTTGCGAGCCCCCGGCCGCGTCCCCGCCGGCGTGTGTCGAGGCGCCGTCTGCGCCTTGGCGAGCGGCACCTCCAGCACCGCGTGCTGGTCCAACCGCACCACCCGCTCCGACGGGACGTAGCCGGCCAATTCCACCCGCAGGCCCAGCGGCGCGGTGCC comes from Pyxidicoccus parkwaysis and encodes:
- a CDS encoding alpha/beta hydrolase; protein product: MRRLSAVVLCAALWAACEDSEKGVTPTDPPFTQTFPDAGTPDAGPKEWACQRDTVVHGAPISLLSQLQLEMSRATTGEARIAAIDRFVTAVGEQGGAPLVSDATTIRPRVAFFVRGDAGRDTYVAGAFNEWSATATPLVQVRDTDLYVAEVDIPRTGPQPYKLVKAGNYFQDPAAHHVVWDAINRNGVGQFNSLVYPGLQDTAKGRLTAWYGVHATVLNDARDVFVYTPPVYDGPDCPELPVMYFHDGNESLTRESFAEAADGWYAAHPGDSAVLVFVALPTQDVRLAQYTFKPARDPSWPTPLGDEYLAFIKDDLMPRVEAAFRVKKGPQDTGIAGASLGGLISVYAGFQMPERFGFVGCQSGSLFWPHDGEIDRNDGNAMVVRAGQDPVVPLRFYVDHGSPTTGCTRDGEQGGDDCQSSLQFVTALKGKGYTVAHWNEPGAAHDWFFWKKRLPKLLCSFRNADPKTCGL
- a CDS encoding FHA domain-containing protein translates to MARALLLSLLVRQNMALKEKFRAKYPHPWLVWEAGAWNVPETLEGNVAATRLPLTDLRDCLPAGDAMCFELVAMAERGPIGLGRASHNALVVNDATVSREQLTLTPAPDGQWQVTRLPGSRPVALEGVALEPEQPATLKPGVQLQVGDVRLTFHDAEGFNERIGRIAAQVLAQAVPPR
- a CDS encoding tetratricopeptide repeat protein, whose translation is MRSSTRSPPLEALTLALGGLLLLGAPLSARAAEATVAVVTPTAEEQARARFAEGNLAYDVGDFAKALKSFSEAYQLKPLPGFLFNMAQCHRQLGQFARAAFFYRRYLALVPDAPSAPSVRELVQEVEARAREQEARRQERERVEQDKQVQRARAEAAKAEAEAAAHRRAELEAEQRALELRTAQSLTSSVPQAQARVSAPWTRKWWVWAGAGAAAALVTTGVILATSGPDARPTSLGSVGHTR